The following coding sequences lie in one Halorarum halophilum genomic window:
- a CDS encoding NOG1 family protein: MIFENLPTTPRAEELVDKAFSRAARAGRAKGGIEAQESMLRTAGNILSDNLENVSNDWPDFEYEVDPFYYELADAVVNVDDLRQSLSEVNWASNQIAELRSEYASKIRKSNVDTARKHRKQAFARMADIVDEISDDLLAVGEARDALKGLPDIRPDEPAIVVAGYPNVGKSSFVNEVTRASNEIASYPFTTKAVQIGHFERDRIRYQIIDTPGLLDRPAHERNDIERQAVSALTHLADAVLFVVDASGDCGYPLDDQLALLEEVEATFDAPVLLVCNKSDRSRDVDADAYMSVTEDENVDEVLDMAVEAVGFEPDLPSRN, from the coding sequence ATGATATTCGAAAACCTTCCAACCACGCCCCGCGCCGAGGAACTGGTCGACAAGGCGTTCTCGCGCGCGGCCCGCGCCGGCCGCGCCAAGGGCGGCATCGAGGCCCAGGAGTCGATGCTCCGCACCGCCGGCAACATCCTCTCGGACAACCTCGAGAACGTCTCCAACGACTGGCCCGACTTCGAGTACGAGGTCGACCCGTTCTACTACGAACTCGCCGACGCCGTCGTGAACGTCGACGACCTGCGGCAGTCGCTCTCGGAGGTCAACTGGGCCTCCAACCAGATCGCCGAACTGCGCTCGGAGTACGCCAGCAAGATACGGAAGTCGAACGTCGACACGGCCCGCAAGCACCGGAAGCAGGCGTTCGCCCGGATGGCCGACATCGTCGACGAGATCAGCGACGACCTCCTGGCGGTCGGCGAGGCCCGCGACGCGCTGAAGGGCCTGCCGGACATCCGCCCGGACGAACCCGCCATCGTCGTCGCCGGCTACCCAAACGTCGGCAAGTCCTCGTTCGTCAACGAGGTCACCCGCGCGAGCAACGAGATCGCCTCCTACCCGTTCACGACGAAGGCCGTCCAGATCGGCCACTTCGAGCGCGATCGCATCCGCTACCAGATCATCGACACGCCGGGCCTGCTCGACCGACCCGCCCACGAGCGCAACGACATCGAGCGCCAGGCCGTCTCCGCGCTCACCCACCTCGCCGACGCCGTCCTGTTCGTCGTCGACGCCTCGGGCGACTGCGGCTACCCGCTGGACGACCAGCTCGCGCTGCTCGAGGAGGTCGAGGCGACGTTCGACGCGCCCGTCCTCCTCGTCTGCAACAAGAGCGACCGCTCGCGGGACGTGGACGCCGACGCCTACATGAGCGTCACCGAGGACGAGAACGTGGACGAGGTGCTCGACATGGCGGTCGAGGCCGTCGGGTTCGAACCCGACCTGCCCTCGCGGAACTGA